The following are from one region of the Actinoplanes sp. L3-i22 genome:
- a CDS encoding family 43 glycosylhydrolase, with protein MSVRKWVAAACGVITAVAAVATPAAAANPIITAIYTADPAPLVVGNTMYIYAGRDEAPTGGTNFVMREWHVLSSTDANTWTDNGAKANIGTFAWAGADAWAGEVEPRNGKYYWYTSVNGNGAGWMDIGVAVGSSPLGPFTDAKGGPLISDSTANSSGLNIDPTVFVDDDGQAYMYWGGYWGPRAVKLGADMISTVGSVVTPSGLTNYWEAPWMFKRNGTYYLMYAANDTNGCVTNSNYACQRYATAANPLGPWTERGIVLGQVSSTTNHAGIVDFNGQSYLVYHTADAPGGGNFRRSVAVDKLYWNADGTIQKVIPTVGGGSSGSGTNLAPNATASTSYVSSWESLAAINNGGTPANSQDRTNLAYGNWPQQGTQWVEYQWPTAQSINKSSIYWFDDNQGIDLPASCKLQYWNGSAYVDVSMQSTCGVSGNVENVVNFSQVNSTRLRLQVTSRTGYSTGILEWKAFQS; from the coding sequence ATGTCCGTACGAAAATGGGTGGCTGCCGCCTGCGGCGTGATCACCGCGGTCGCCGCGGTGGCCACCCCGGCGGCCGCCGCCAATCCGATCATCACCGCGATCTACACCGCCGACCCGGCCCCGCTGGTCGTCGGCAACACCATGTACATCTACGCCGGGCGCGACGAGGCGCCGACCGGTGGCACCAACTTCGTCATGCGTGAGTGGCACGTGCTGTCCTCCACCGACGCGAATACCTGGACCGACAACGGCGCGAAGGCGAACATCGGCACGTTCGCGTGGGCCGGGGCGGACGCGTGGGCCGGCGAGGTCGAGCCGCGCAACGGCAAGTACTACTGGTACACCTCGGTCAACGGCAACGGCGCCGGGTGGATGGACATCGGCGTGGCGGTCGGCAGCAGCCCGCTCGGGCCGTTCACCGACGCCAAGGGCGGGCCGCTGATCAGCGACAGCACGGCGAACTCGTCCGGGCTGAACATCGACCCGACGGTGTTCGTGGACGACGACGGCCAGGCCTACATGTACTGGGGCGGGTACTGGGGGCCGCGCGCGGTCAAACTCGGCGCCGACATGATCAGCACGGTCGGATCGGTGGTCACACCGTCGGGGCTCACCAATTACTGGGAGGCGCCGTGGATGTTCAAACGCAACGGCACCTACTACCTGATGTACGCGGCCAACGACACCAACGGCTGCGTGACCAATTCGAATTACGCCTGCCAGCGGTACGCGACCGCGGCGAATCCGCTGGGGCCGTGGACCGAGCGCGGGATCGTGCTCGGGCAGGTGTCGTCGACGACCAACCACGCCGGGATCGTCGACTTCAACGGCCAGTCCTACCTGGTCTACCACACCGCGGACGCGCCCGGCGGCGGTAATTTCCGCCGGTCGGTGGCGGTGGACAAGTTGTACTGGAACGCCGACGGCACGATCCAGAAGGTCATTCCGACCGTCGGTGGCGGCAGTTCCGGCAGCGGCACCAATCTCGCACCGAATGCGACGGCGTCCACCTCCTACGTGTCGTCGTGGGAGTCGCTGGCGGCGATCAACAACGGCGGCACACCGGCGAATTCACAGGACAGAACCAATTTGGCGTACGGCAACTGGCCGCAACAGGGCACGCAATGGGTCGAGTACCAGTGGCCCACCGCGCAGTCGATCAACAAGTCGTCGATCTACTGGTTCGACGACAACCAGGGCATCGACCTGCCCGCCTCCTGCAAACTGCAGTACTGGAACGGCAGTGCATATGTTGACGTATCAATGCAGTCAACATGTGGAGTCTCCGGCAATGTTGAGAATGTCGTCAACTTCAGTCAAGTCAACTCAACACGTCTACGTCTGCAGGTCACCTCGCGCACCGGCTACTCCACCGGCATCCTCGAGTGGAAGGCGTTCCAGTCATGA
- a CDS encoding discoidin domain-containing protein, translating to MRRAYGMTLLLVAAVLSLPATAAQAAQTIGLPTFSGSAIPQPPVAYTTGDTMKAIYDAESGGTDFWMDRLLTRTGSDPAGNFLMTRGRAAFMYTYNPAVIGFGGNAAYWDNISSQNAYAVTASPGTFTEQAAQRKQTPSYAKTVHTSGTLRVEATRYITNNNVLVTNLAVVNSGTASATVTLNATSPYATTVSGTELTGTRAVKNSLTTIYPRFSGDGFTAASGALSRSVTVAAGATVTTKVQLGMVATEIPASLTDYNTYRALSAADAFATHVRAYNKWWADNVPYIDVPDPAIKKNIYYRWWLMRFNYLDADIPGQDFQFPQSVEGATGYNNAIALTQPMHIDDLKYLRNAEYSYGPYLAVGQYSANGRFVDNPGDPENWSNSYTQYIAEAAWRAYQIHGGQPAMLNNFARYAEGDAKGQLATYDTNNNGVIEYDWGAMTGNDADAVSFHWKAGNLDRAETAYVWSAANAARDAYTLAGNTAKATEMQTLADRIKNGVVTTLWNPADQLLEHKHVATNTFVPWKEINNYYPYAVGLMPNTADYRQALRLFADPAQYPIFPFYTANQVDKAAAAAAGSPGSNNFSTINSTVQFRLYSSVLRNYPNQWMSADDYKKLLYWNTWAQYINGSTDWPDANEFWADWNGSAITYRSWIHHNILGSSNWTIIEDVAGLRPRNDAQIELSPINIGWPNFAVNNLRYRNADLSVVWDDPADGVVKYSGVPQGYSIFLNGTRVATVNQLTPFTYNPATGAVTFPSGSSGTVAYSAAFSSLQAPQNVVLGGDRITDVFAKAGVDLTSTATNLAAGATTSASYTASGTTTAAAVDGLPTNSPLWGSYGSANATDWYEVNFGSARTVDEARLYFRNDRATNHYRPPSAYTVQYWNGSAFVAATSQVKSPAAPQSNYNKVNFTPVSTTRLRIQVTQPTGTAKTGLTELKLYQRGTVVPPVSSNLALTATPSASYTSSWESVAALNDGIDPPSSNDTVNPRWGTWPNTGQQWAELTWPTAQTLKSAQVYFFDDGQGIDLPASWKLQYWTGTAYADVPSASGYPVVANQYNEVTFPQLSTTRLRVALTSGTASVGLLEVKAFG from the coding sequence ATGAGGCGCGCCTACGGTATGACCCTGCTCCTGGTCGCGGCCGTGCTCAGCCTGCCGGCGACGGCGGCGCAGGCCGCGCAGACGATCGGCCTGCCCACGTTCAGCGGCTCGGCGATCCCGCAGCCGCCGGTCGCCTACACCACCGGCGACACCATGAAGGCCATCTACGACGCGGAGTCCGGCGGCACCGACTTCTGGATGGACCGCCTGCTCACCCGCACCGGCAGTGACCCGGCCGGCAACTTCCTGATGACCCGTGGGCGCGCGGCGTTCATGTACACCTACAACCCGGCGGTGATCGGCTTCGGCGGGAACGCCGCCTACTGGGACAACATCAGCAGCCAGAACGCGTACGCGGTGACCGCCTCGCCCGGCACGTTCACCGAGCAGGCCGCCCAGCGCAAGCAGACCCCGAGCTATGCGAAGACCGTGCACACCAGCGGCACGCTGCGCGTGGAGGCCACCCGGTACATCACCAACAACAACGTCCTGGTCACCAACCTGGCGGTGGTGAACTCCGGGACCGCGTCGGCGACCGTCACGCTGAACGCGACCTCGCCGTACGCGACCACGGTCAGCGGCACCGAGCTGACCGGCACCCGCGCGGTGAAGAACAGCCTGACCACGATCTACCCGCGGTTCTCCGGGGACGGGTTCACCGCGGCGAGCGGCGCGCTGTCCCGGTCGGTGACCGTCGCGGCCGGGGCCACCGTCACCACGAAGGTGCAGCTGGGCATGGTCGCGACCGAGATCCCGGCGTCGCTGACCGACTACAACACCTACCGCGCGTTGAGTGCGGCCGACGCGTTCGCGACGCACGTGCGGGCGTACAACAAGTGGTGGGCCGACAACGTCCCGTACATCGACGTGCCGGACCCGGCGATCAAGAAGAACATCTACTACCGCTGGTGGCTGATGCGCTTCAACTACCTGGACGCGGACATCCCCGGGCAGGACTTCCAGTTCCCGCAGTCGGTCGAGGGCGCGACCGGGTACAACAACGCGATCGCGCTGACCCAGCCGATGCACATCGACGACCTGAAGTACCTGCGCAACGCGGAGTACTCGTACGGGCCGTACCTCGCGGTCGGGCAGTACTCGGCGAACGGCCGGTTCGTCGACAACCCGGGTGACCCGGAGAACTGGTCGAACTCGTACACGCAGTACATCGCCGAGGCGGCGTGGCGGGCGTACCAGATCCACGGCGGTCAGCCGGCCATGCTGAACAACTTCGCCCGGTACGCCGAGGGCGACGCCAAGGGGCAGCTGGCCACCTACGACACCAACAACAACGGCGTGATCGAGTACGACTGGGGCGCGATGACCGGCAACGACGCCGACGCGGTGTCGTTCCACTGGAAGGCCGGCAACCTGGACCGGGCCGAGACGGCGTACGTCTGGTCCGCGGCGAACGCCGCCCGGGACGCCTACACCCTGGCCGGGAACACCGCAAAGGCGACCGAGATGCAGACCCTCGCCGACCGGATCAAGAACGGCGTGGTCACCACCCTCTGGAACCCGGCCGACCAGTTGTTGGAGCACAAGCACGTCGCCACCAACACGTTCGTCCCCTGGAAAGAGATCAACAACTATTATCCGTACGCGGTGGGGCTGATGCCGAACACCGCCGACTACCGTCAGGCGCTGCGGCTGTTCGCCGACCCGGCGCAGTACCCGATCTTCCCGTTCTACACCGCGAACCAGGTCGACAAGGCGGCCGCCGCGGCCGCCGGAAGCCCGGGCAGCAACAACTTCTCCACGATCAACTCGACGGTGCAGTTCCGGCTCTACTCGTCGGTGCTGCGCAACTACCCCAACCAGTGGATGAGCGCGGACGACTACAAGAAGCTGCTCTACTGGAACACCTGGGCGCAGTACATCAACGGCAGCACCGACTGGCCGGACGCCAACGAGTTCTGGGCGGACTGGAACGGCAGCGCGATCACCTACCGGTCCTGGATCCACCACAACATCCTGGGCAGCAGCAACTGGACGATCATCGAGGACGTGGCCGGGCTGCGCCCGCGCAACGACGCGCAGATCGAGCTGTCCCCGATCAACATCGGCTGGCCGAACTTCGCGGTCAACAACCTGCGCTACCGCAACGCGGACCTCTCGGTGGTCTGGGACGACCCGGCCGACGGGGTGGTCAAGTACAGCGGCGTCCCGCAGGGCTACTCGATCTTCCTGAACGGGACCCGGGTGGCCACGGTCAACCAGCTCACGCCGTTCACCTACAACCCGGCGACCGGGGCGGTCACCTTCCCGTCGGGCAGCAGCGGGACGGTCGCGTACAGCGCGGCGTTCTCGTCGCTGCAGGCGCCGCAGAACGTGGTGCTCGGCGGGGACCGGATCACCGACGTGTTCGCCAAGGCCGGGGTCGACCTGACCTCGACCGCCACCAACCTGGCCGCGGGGGCGACGACGTCGGCGTCGTACACCGCCTCGGGGACGACCACCGCGGCCGCCGTCGACGGGCTGCCGACCAACTCGCCGCTGTGGGGTAGTTACGGCAGCGCGAACGCGACCGACTGGTACGAGGTCAACTTCGGCTCGGCCAGGACGGTCGACGAGGCCCGGCTCTACTTCCGCAACGACCGGGCCACCAACCACTACCGGCCGCCGTCGGCCTACACCGTCCAGTACTGGAACGGCTCGGCCTTCGTCGCCGCGACCTCGCAGGTCAAGTCGCCGGCCGCGCCGCAGTCCAACTACAACAAGGTCAACTTCACCCCGGTCAGCACGACCCGGCTGCGGATCCAGGTGACCCAGCCGACCGGGACCGCGAAGACCGGGCTGACCGAGCTCAAGCTGTACCAGCGGGGCACGGTCGTACCGCCGGTGTCGTCGAACCTGGCGCTGACGGCGACGCCGAGCGCGTCGTACACCTCGTCGTGGGAGTCGGTGGCCGCGCTCAACGACGGGATCGACCCGCCGTCGTCCAACGACACGGTCAACCCGCGCTGGGGCACCTGGCCGAACACCGGCCAGCAGTGGGCCGAGCTCACCTGGCCCACGGCGCAGACCCTCAAGTCGGCCCAGGTCTACTTCTTCGACGACGGCCAGGGCATCGACCTGCCGGCGTCCTGGAAACTCCAGTACTGGACCGGCACCGCGTATGCCGACGTGCCGTCGGCGAGCGGCTACCCGGTGGTCGCCAATCAATACAACGAGGTGACCTTCCCGCAGCTCAGCACGACCCGCCTGCGGGTGGCCCTGACCAGCGGGACGGCCTCGGTGGGACTGCTGGAGGTGAAGGCCTTCGGCTGA
- a CDS encoding beta-L-arabinofuranosidase domain-containing protein encodes MPLSRRTLLMTGAAGAAGALLPTPALARPDTGVSAYPFPLTAVRLGAGPFADNAGRTQEYLRFLDADRLLHMFRVTAGLSSSATPCGGWESPATELRGHSIGHVLSALAQAYASTGEAAFKTKGDYLVAQLALCQKPSGYLSAYPESFFDRLEAGQSVWAPYYTLHKIVAGLLDQYQLAGNAQARTVLERKAGWVQSRNSPLTYAQRQQILRTEFGGIGETLFNLYQVTENAAHLTTAQYFDHAQILDPLAANTDALAGFHANTQIPKAIAAIRGFHATGTTRYRDIAVNFWNFVVRQHSYAIGGNSNGEYFQTPNQIASQLSDTTCECCNSYNMLKLTRQLFFTDPGRAAEWMDFYEKALYNHLLGAQNPSSAHGFHCYYVPLRAGGIKSYSNDYDNFTCCHGTGMETNTKFGDSIYFVNGNTLYVNLFIASTLTWPGRGITVQQATTYPETSTSRLTVTGAGAIDLRIRIPSWTTGAQVRVNGTVTGTATPGTYLAINRTWASGDTVDISLPMALTQEPTPDNATVRAVKHGPIVLAGQFGTQNLTALPTLDPASLQATGVPLEYTSGSVLLRPFYKTHGQRYSVYWTVTGTPAAEIHYPFDEASGSTVLDTGGGGRNGTLAGSATRTAGRAGNAVLLNGSTAYVNLPSGIVSGATSFSIAFWVRVDAATTWTRVFDFGSGTGSYLFLTPRSSAGTARYAITTGGAGAEQQINAPAALPTGVWTHVAVTHTGNLGVLYVNGAEVARNSALTVRPSALGATTQNWIGRSQYAGDPYLAAAVDNFRIFSRALSASEVSQVQ; translated from the coding sequence ATGCCCCTCTCCCGGCGCACCCTGCTGATGACCGGCGCCGCCGGCGCGGCCGGCGCGTTGTTGCCCACCCCCGCCCTGGCCCGCCCGGACACCGGGGTCTCGGCCTACCCGTTCCCGCTCACCGCGGTCCGGCTCGGCGCCGGCCCGTTCGCCGACAACGCCGGCCGGACCCAGGAGTACCTGCGGTTCCTCGACGCCGACCGGCTGCTGCACATGTTCCGGGTCACCGCCGGACTGTCCTCGTCGGCCACCCCGTGCGGCGGCTGGGAGTCCCCGGCCACCGAGCTGCGCGGGCACTCGATCGGGCACGTGCTCTCCGCGCTGGCCCAGGCGTATGCGAGCACCGGCGAGGCCGCGTTCAAGACCAAGGGCGACTACCTGGTCGCTCAGCTCGCGCTCTGCCAGAAGCCGAGCGGCTACCTGTCCGCGTACCCGGAAAGCTTTTTTGATCGTCTCGAAGCGGGGCAGAGCGTCTGGGCGCCCTACTACACGCTCCACAAGATCGTGGCGGGACTGCTCGATCAGTACCAGCTCGCCGGGAACGCGCAGGCCAGGACGGTGCTGGAGCGCAAGGCCGGCTGGGTCCAGAGCAGAAACAGCCCGCTGACGTACGCCCAGCGCCAGCAGATCCTGCGCACCGAGTTCGGGGGCATCGGCGAGACCCTGTTCAACCTGTACCAGGTCACCGAGAACGCCGCGCACCTGACCACGGCGCAGTACTTCGACCACGCCCAGATCCTCGACCCGCTCGCCGCGAACACCGACGCGCTGGCCGGGTTCCACGCGAACACGCAGATCCCGAAGGCGATCGCGGCGATCCGCGGGTTCCACGCGACCGGCACCACCCGGTACCGCGACATCGCGGTCAACTTCTGGAACTTCGTGGTGCGGCAGCACTCGTACGCGATCGGCGGCAACTCCAACGGCGAGTACTTCCAGACGCCGAACCAGATCGCGAGCCAACTGTCCGACACCACCTGCGAGTGCTGCAACTCGTACAACATGTTGAAGTTGACCCGGCAGTTGTTCTTCACCGATCCGGGCCGGGCCGCCGAGTGGATGGACTTCTACGAGAAGGCGCTCTACAACCACCTGCTCGGCGCGCAGAACCCGAGCTCGGCGCACGGTTTCCACTGCTACTACGTGCCGTTGCGGGCCGGCGGGATCAAGAGCTACAGCAACGACTACGACAACTTCACCTGCTGCCACGGCACCGGGATGGAGACGAACACCAAGTTCGGCGACAGCATCTACTTCGTCAACGGCAACACGCTGTACGTGAACCTGTTCATCGCCTCCACGCTGACCTGGCCGGGGCGCGGGATCACCGTCCAGCAGGCCACCACGTACCCGGAGACGTCCACGTCCCGGCTGACCGTGACCGGCGCCGGGGCGATCGACCTGCGGATCCGGATCCCGTCGTGGACCACCGGCGCGCAGGTCCGGGTCAACGGGACGGTGACCGGCACCGCGACACCCGGCACGTACCTGGCGATCAACCGGACCTGGGCGAGCGGCGACACCGTCGACATCAGCCTGCCGATGGCACTCACTCAAGAACCAACCCCGGACAACGCGACGGTACGGGCGGTGAAGCACGGGCCGATCGTGCTCGCCGGCCAGTTCGGCACCCAGAACCTGACCGCGCTGCCGACCCTCGACCCGGCCTCGTTGCAGGCCACCGGCGTGCCCCTGGAGTACACCAGCGGGTCGGTGCTGCTGCGGCCGTTCTACAAGACGCACGGGCAGCGGTACTCGGTCTACTGGACGGTGACCGGAACGCCGGCCGCGGAGATCCACTACCCGTTCGACGAGGCATCGGGCAGCACCGTGCTCGACACCGGGGGCGGCGGGCGCAACGGGACGCTGGCCGGGAGCGCCACCCGGACGGCCGGGCGCGCGGGCAATGCGGTGCTGCTGAACGGCTCCACCGCGTACGTCAATCTGCCTTCCGGAATTGTGAGCGGCGCGACCTCGTTCTCCATCGCTTTCTGGGTACGGGTCGACGCCGCCACGACGTGGACGCGCGTCTTCGACTTCGGCAGCGGCACCGGCTCGTACCTGTTCCTGACGCCGCGCAGCAGCGCCGGCACCGCCCGGTACGCGATCACCACCGGAGGCGCCGGCGCCGAGCAGCAGATCAACGCCCCGGCCGCCCTGCCCACCGGGGTGTGGACGCACGTGGCGGTCACCCACACCGGCAACCTCGGCGTGCTCTACGTGAACGGCGCCGAGGTGGCCCGCAACAGCGCGCTCACCGTCCGGCCGAGCGCGCTCGGCGCCACCACCCAGAACTGGATCGGCCGCTCGCAGTACGCCGGCGATCCCTACCTCGCCGCGGCCGTGGACAACTTCCGGATCTTCAGCCGGGCGCTGTCCGCGTCCGAGGTTTCCCAGGTTCAGTAG
- a CDS encoding arabinofuranosidase catalytic domain-containing protein → MPRKRSLTLLAAAAISLIAGLLAAPTPASAAGTLPCDIYAAAGTACVAAHSTTRALFGAYSGRLYQVTRASDGATHDVGTLAAGGYANAADQDAFCNGTTCRITKVWDQSSRHNDLTVAPDGGAGSGDRGADASEIAVTAGGHKVYGLWVSPGVGYRYNGVASGVAVNGQPEGVYMVASGTHVGSDCCFDYGNAESTPYDTGNGHMDAVSIATTCYFAPCQGSGPWIEADLENGMFQGANGSNPNPGNSSPFVTAVLKNNGQTTYALKGGNAQSGGLSTWWNGSLPTDKQGYKPMHQEGGIILGIGGDNSNRNRGTWFEGAMTYGYPTDAAENAVQANVVAVGYGGQTNVPNGPAGTVTGPGGKCVDVAADDTGANGAAVSLWDCQNYAEDQHWTHFPDNSLRTLNRCLDATGNGTANGTLLELWDCNGGGAQKFVQQADGSLRNPQSGRCVDSPNGNTANGTRLQLWDCNGAAAQKFAVNGGGVTAGPGGKCVDVAGDDNGGNLTAVQLWDCQTFGTDQHWFHQSNGALRTLGRCLDINGNGTANGTQVELYDCNGVAGQVWQQQADGSLRNPQSGRCLDAPNGATTNGTRLQIYDCNGSAAQKFALS, encoded by the coding sequence TGCTCGCCGCGGCGGCGATCAGCCTGATCGCCGGACTGCTCGCCGCACCCACGCCGGCCAGCGCGGCCGGCACCCTGCCCTGCGACATCTACGCCGCGGCCGGCACCGCCTGCGTCGCCGCGCACAGCACCACCCGCGCGCTGTTCGGCGCCTACAGCGGCCGGCTCTACCAGGTCACCCGGGCCTCCGACGGCGCCACCCACGACGTCGGCACGCTCGCCGCCGGCGGCTACGCGAACGCGGCCGACCAGGACGCCTTCTGCAACGGCACGACCTGCCGGATCACCAAGGTCTGGGACCAGAGCAGCCGGCACAACGACCTGACGGTCGCGCCGGACGGCGGCGCCGGCAGCGGCGACCGGGGCGCGGACGCGAGCGAGATCGCGGTGACGGCCGGCGGCCACAAGGTGTACGGACTCTGGGTCTCCCCCGGCGTCGGCTACCGCTACAACGGGGTCGCGTCCGGCGTGGCGGTCAACGGCCAGCCCGAGGGCGTCTACATGGTGGCCAGCGGCACCCACGTCGGCTCCGACTGCTGCTTCGACTACGGCAACGCCGAGTCCACCCCGTACGACACCGGCAACGGCCACATGGACGCCGTCAGCATCGCCACCACCTGCTACTTCGCGCCGTGCCAGGGCTCCGGCCCGTGGATCGAGGCGGACCTGGAGAACGGCATGTTCCAGGGCGCCAACGGCTCGAACCCGAACCCGGGCAACAGCTCGCCGTTCGTCACCGCGGTGCTGAAGAACAACGGCCAGACGACGTACGCCCTCAAGGGTGGAAATGCCCAGTCGGGTGGCCTGAGCACGTGGTGGAACGGCTCGCTGCCGACCGACAAGCAGGGCTACAAGCCGATGCACCAGGAGGGCGGGATCATCCTCGGGATCGGTGGCGACAACAGCAACCGCAACCGGGGCACCTGGTTCGAGGGCGCGATGACCTACGGCTACCCGACCGACGCGGCCGAGAACGCGGTGCAGGCCAACGTGGTCGCCGTCGGCTACGGCGGCCAGACGAACGTGCCGAACGGCCCGGCCGGCACGGTCACCGGCCCCGGCGGCAAGTGCGTGGACGTGGCCGCCGACGACACCGGCGCGAACGGCGCCGCGGTGTCCCTGTGGGACTGCCAGAACTACGCCGAGGACCAGCACTGGACGCACTTCCCGGACAACTCGCTGCGCACGCTGAACCGCTGCCTGGACGCGACCGGCAACGGCACCGCCAACGGCACGCTGCTGGAACTGTGGGACTGCAACGGCGGCGGCGCCCAGAAGTTCGTCCAGCAGGCCGACGGCTCGCTGCGCAACCCGCAGTCCGGCCGCTGCGTCGACTCGCCGAACGGCAACACCGCCAACGGCACCCGGCTGCAGCTGTGGGACTGCAACGGCGCGGCCGCGCAGAAGTTCGCGGTCAACGGCGGCGGCGTCACGGCCGGCCCCGGCGGCAAGTGCGTCGACGTGGCCGGTGACGACAACGGCGGCAACCTGACCGCCGTGCAACTGTGGGACTGCCAGACCTTCGGCACCGACCAGCACTGGTTCCACCAGTCCAACGGCGCGCTGCGCACCCTGGGCCGCTGCCTCGACATCAACGGCAACGGCACCGCCAACGGTACGCAGGTCGAGCTCTACGACTGCAACGGCGTCGCCGGCCAGGTCTGGCAGCAGCAGGCCGACGGCTCCCTGCGCAACCCGCAGTCGGGTCGCTGCCTGGACGCCCCGAACGGCGCCACCACCAACGGCACCCGCCTGCAGATCTACGACTGCAACGGCTCGGCCGCCCAGAAGTTCGCCCTGTCCTGA